A part of Acropora palmata chromosome 6, jaAcrPala1.3, whole genome shotgun sequence genomic DNA contains:
- the LOC141884817 gene encoding uncharacterized protein LOC141884817 isoform X2 — MGKEYKHSDSRQNKAHALKEQPQERTEHGNNTGIEYTAKMPNSCREDPQYICQNGGRSYSGVEADRSSDSDDDSIEIDGWGLCQYDNFAGGDNSCRDENNNLDRDDDDVNNDNDDDGHDDNDENNEGSGDEDGRNAKGGSSSSESNKTQTYSSESAETNTECEYQKTRLGFPKAASNHGNEKNKGVEKVLRNAEVKSRDVGRASVAGTTSFPGLFSIPADEVVSGSILHPNNLDSQATLSGNNATRLTQGIRPKTPPWLASDRNCCYNSRESYTKDTGIDQDFLVRHTTDTSLLHSPRAIDWNLSGPSTSWSNPSYVGSSNKSNSALLRRSPNSSLVDQLFSSSGLRQPGSRYQATRTDFRRDWQLSYQSQAEQLRLLNSRNPRNADCHQPIAQPKNPGNIPSVTRYQVSSLTNRTLGPQLTPPSRNAGSHEALLPAGIQGTSEDNALVALDRKLAEACAVVERITKEQDEAMKARREKALGERERMERIEREEREKREIERREREVSQMREREQREREAREREMRARRERQEREREAREIREQERTERNSEEQRVRQIQGERIPIQESINWQCQHYQRLCSVSFPCCGVFYPCHRCHNESDACEIDDMKAKQATHVKCASCGHEDEISERSQDCSSCGERLSQYFCAKCKHFTGMENKPFHCDKCGICRIHSDKSFHCDVCNVCLDKRLEGNHKCRVNSGHDECCICLEDAFSGCQILPCSHKVHKECAVAMIQNGI, encoded by the exons ATGGGCAAGGAATATAAACACAGTGattcaagacaaaacaaagcgCATGCTCTAAAGGAGCAGCCACAGGAAAGAACAGAACATGGAAACAACACAGGTATCGAATACACCGCAAAAATGCCAAACAGCTGCAGGGAAGATCCGCAATATATATGTCAAAATGGTGGAAGGTCTTACAGCGGAGTCGAGGCTGACAGAAGCAGTGATAGCGATGATGATAGCATTGAAATCGATGGCTGGGGCCTCTGTCAATATGACAACTTTGCTGGAGGTGACAATAGTTGCagagatgaaaataataatctcGATAGAGACgatgatgacgtcaataacgataatgatgatgacggccatgatgataatgatgaaaaCAACGAGGGCAGCGGTGATGAAGACGGACGCAACGCCAAAGGTGGTAGCTCGTCTTCGGAGTCAAATAAAACTCAGACTTATTCCAGTGAGTCTGCCGAGACGAATACTGAATGCGAGTATCAAAAAACAAGACTGGGTTTCCCAAAAGCTGCTAGCAATCAcggaaacgaaaaaaacaaaggtgtTGAGAAAGTTCTGAGGAATGCAGAGGTAAAATCACGTGATGTTGGTAGAGCATCAGTTGCTGGCActacctcgttcccagggctctTTTCCATCCCAGCGGACGAGGTTGTTTCTGGCTCTATTTTGCATCCAAATAATCTTGATTCTCAAGCAACACTCTCTGGAAACAATGCAACAAGACTGACTCAAGGAATAAGACCAAAGACACCACCCTGGCTTGCGTCTGATCGAAACTGCTGCTATAACAGCAGGGAATCGTACACAAAGGACACAGGTATCGACCAGGATTTTTTGGTCCGACATACCACAGATACCAGTCTATTACATTCTCCGCGAGCCATCGACTGGAATTTATCAGGCCCATCAACATCATGGTCGAATCCATCTTATGTTGGGTCTAGCAACAAAAGCAACTCTGCTTTATTAAGGAGGTCCCCTAACTCTAGTCTGGTCGATCAGCTATTTTCTTCCTCTGGATTACGACAACCAGGAAGTCGATACCAAGCAACACGAACGGATTTTAGGAGAGATTGGCAGCTTTCTTATCAATCTCAAGCAGAACAACTTCGATTACTGAATAGTCGCAATCCTAGGAATGCTGATTGCCACCAACCCATCGCTCAACCCAAGAACCCAGGCAATATTCCAAGCGTGACTAGGTACCAGGTCTCTAGCTTAACTAACAGAACGCTTGGCCCTCAATTAACTCCTCCATCAAGAAACGCTGGATCGCATGAAGCCCTGCTACCTGCTGGAATTCAAGGGACGTCAGAGGACAACGCACTTGTGGCACTGGACAGAAAATTGGCCGAGGCATGTGCAGTTGTGGAAAGAATTACAAAGGAACAGGACGAGGCAATGAAAGCGCGGAGAGAAAAGGCACTAGGAGAAAGGGAACGAATGGAACGGATTGAAAGGGAAGAGCGAGAGAAGAGAGAAATTGAAAGGCGGGAAAGGGAAGTAAGTCAAATGAGGGAAAGAGAGCAAAGAGAAAGGGAAGCCAGAGAAAGGGAGATGAGGGCAAGAAGAGAACGACAAGAGAGGGAAAGAGAGGCAAGAGAAATCAGAGAACAAGAAAGAACAGAGCGCAACAGCGAGGAACAAAGAGTTAGACAGATTCAGGGTGAGCGGATACCAATTCAGGAGAGCATCAATTGGCAATGCCAGCATTACCAGCGGTTGTGTAGTGTGAGCTTCCCATGCTGTGGAGTCTTCTATCCTTGTCACCGCTGTCATAATGAGTCAGACGCCTGCGAAATTGATGACATGAAGGCAAAGCAAGCGACTCATGTGAAGTGTGCTAGCTGTGGCCATGAGGACGAG ATAAGCGAAAGAAGTCAAGACTGTAGCAGTTGTGGAGAAAGATTGTCGCAATACTTTTGTGCCAAATGCAAGCATTTTACCGGAATGGAGAACAAACCGTTTCACTGTGATAAATGTGGCATCTGTCG aatACACAGTGACAAATCTTTTCACTGCGATGTTTGCAACGTTTGTTTGGACAAACGACTCGAGGGGAACCATAAATGTAGAGTAAATTCCGGTCACGATGAATGCTGTATTTGCCTGGAG GATGCGTTCAGCGGCTGTCAAATTTTGCCATGCTCACACAAGGTCCACAAGGAATGTGCTGTTGCGATGATACAGAACGGCAT ATAA
- the LOC141884817 gene encoding uncharacterized protein LOC141884817 isoform X1, which produces MGKEYKHSDSRQNKAHALKEQPQERTEHGNNTGIEYTAKMPNSCREDPQYICQNGGRSYSGVEADRSSDSDDDSIEIDGWGLCQYDNFAGGDNSCRDENNNLDRDDDDVNNDNDDDGHDDNDENNEGSGDEDGRNAKGGSSSSESNKTQTYSSESAETNTECEYQKTRLGFPKAASNHGNEKNKGVEKVLRNAEVKSRDVGRASVAGTTSFPGLFSIPADEVVSGSILHPNNLDSQATLSGNNATRLTQGIRPKTPPWLASDRNCCYNSRESYTKDTGIDQDFLVRHTTDTSLLHSPRAIDWNLSGPSTSWSNPSYVGSSNKSNSALLRRSPNSSLVDQLFSSSGLRQPGSRYQATRTDFRRDWQLSYQSQAEQLRLLNSRNPRNADCHQPIAQPKNPGNIPSVTRYQVSSLTNRTLGPQLTPPSRNAGSHEALLPAGIQGTSEDNALVALDRKLAEACAVVERITKEQDEAMKARREKALGERERMERIEREEREKREIERREREVSQMREREQREREAREREMRARRERQEREREAREIREQERTERNSEEQRVRQIQGERIPIQESINWQCQHYQRLCSVSFPCCGVFYPCHRCHNESDACEIDDMKAKQATHVKCASCGHEDEISERSQDCSSCGERLSQYFCAKCKHFTGMENKPFHCDKCGICRIHSDKSFHCDVCNVCLDKRLEGNHKCRVNSGHDECCICLEDAFSGCQILPCSHKVHKECAVAMIQNGIRSCPICRHPLFNQ; this is translated from the exons ATGGGCAAGGAATATAAACACAGTGattcaagacaaaacaaagcgCATGCTCTAAAGGAGCAGCCACAGGAAAGAACAGAACATGGAAACAACACAGGTATCGAATACACCGCAAAAATGCCAAACAGCTGCAGGGAAGATCCGCAATATATATGTCAAAATGGTGGAAGGTCTTACAGCGGAGTCGAGGCTGACAGAAGCAGTGATAGCGATGATGATAGCATTGAAATCGATGGCTGGGGCCTCTGTCAATATGACAACTTTGCTGGAGGTGACAATAGTTGCagagatgaaaataataatctcGATAGAGACgatgatgacgtcaataacgataatgatgatgacggccatgatgataatgatgaaaaCAACGAGGGCAGCGGTGATGAAGACGGACGCAACGCCAAAGGTGGTAGCTCGTCTTCGGAGTCAAATAAAACTCAGACTTATTCCAGTGAGTCTGCCGAGACGAATACTGAATGCGAGTATCAAAAAACAAGACTGGGTTTCCCAAAAGCTGCTAGCAATCAcggaaacgaaaaaaacaaaggtgtTGAGAAAGTTCTGAGGAATGCAGAGGTAAAATCACGTGATGTTGGTAGAGCATCAGTTGCTGGCActacctcgttcccagggctctTTTCCATCCCAGCGGACGAGGTTGTTTCTGGCTCTATTTTGCATCCAAATAATCTTGATTCTCAAGCAACACTCTCTGGAAACAATGCAACAAGACTGACTCAAGGAATAAGACCAAAGACACCACCCTGGCTTGCGTCTGATCGAAACTGCTGCTATAACAGCAGGGAATCGTACACAAAGGACACAGGTATCGACCAGGATTTTTTGGTCCGACATACCACAGATACCAGTCTATTACATTCTCCGCGAGCCATCGACTGGAATTTATCAGGCCCATCAACATCATGGTCGAATCCATCTTATGTTGGGTCTAGCAACAAAAGCAACTCTGCTTTATTAAGGAGGTCCCCTAACTCTAGTCTGGTCGATCAGCTATTTTCTTCCTCTGGATTACGACAACCAGGAAGTCGATACCAAGCAACACGAACGGATTTTAGGAGAGATTGGCAGCTTTCTTATCAATCTCAAGCAGAACAACTTCGATTACTGAATAGTCGCAATCCTAGGAATGCTGATTGCCACCAACCCATCGCTCAACCCAAGAACCCAGGCAATATTCCAAGCGTGACTAGGTACCAGGTCTCTAGCTTAACTAACAGAACGCTTGGCCCTCAATTAACTCCTCCATCAAGAAACGCTGGATCGCATGAAGCCCTGCTACCTGCTGGAATTCAAGGGACGTCAGAGGACAACGCACTTGTGGCACTGGACAGAAAATTGGCCGAGGCATGTGCAGTTGTGGAAAGAATTACAAAGGAACAGGACGAGGCAATGAAAGCGCGGAGAGAAAAGGCACTAGGAGAAAGGGAACGAATGGAACGGATTGAAAGGGAAGAGCGAGAGAAGAGAGAAATTGAAAGGCGGGAAAGGGAAGTAAGTCAAATGAGGGAAAGAGAGCAAAGAGAAAGGGAAGCCAGAGAAAGGGAGATGAGGGCAAGAAGAGAACGACAAGAGAGGGAAAGAGAGGCAAGAGAAATCAGAGAACAAGAAAGAACAGAGCGCAACAGCGAGGAACAAAGAGTTAGACAGATTCAGGGTGAGCGGATACCAATTCAGGAGAGCATCAATTGGCAATGCCAGCATTACCAGCGGTTGTGTAGTGTGAGCTTCCCATGCTGTGGAGTCTTCTATCCTTGTCACCGCTGTCATAATGAGTCAGACGCCTGCGAAATTGATGACATGAAGGCAAAGCAAGCGACTCATGTGAAGTGTGCTAGCTGTGGCCATGAGGACGAG ATAAGCGAAAGAAGTCAAGACTGTAGCAGTTGTGGAGAAAGATTGTCGCAATACTTTTGTGCCAAATGCAAGCATTTTACCGGAATGGAGAACAAACCGTTTCACTGTGATAAATGTGGCATCTGTCG aatACACAGTGACAAATCTTTTCACTGCGATGTTTGCAACGTTTGTTTGGACAAACGACTCGAGGGGAACCATAAATGTAGAGTAAATTCCGGTCACGATGAATGCTGTATTTGCCTGGAG GATGCGTTCAGCGGCTGTCAAATTTTGCCATGCTCACACAAGGTCCACAAGGAATGTGCTGTTGCGATGATACAGAACGGCAT acGGAGCTGCCCAATATGTCGCCATCCACTGTTTAATCAGTAA